From one Triticum urartu cultivar G1812 chromosome 3, Tu2.1, whole genome shotgun sequence genomic stretch:
- the LOC125542334 gene encoding probable glutathione S-transferase GSTU6, producing MAGDGGEVTLLGHWGSPFVTRVRLALRLKGVRYEYVEEDLRSKSDLLLRCNPVHRAVPVLIHDGRPVCESQVILQYVDEAFGSPGDTLLPADPHERAVARFWAAYFDEEMGAPWDRALRAGSEEERAAWMQKVVDAADGLERGLSECTGGGRKGCFFGGERVGYVDVVVGGVVSYVHATARVSGERVFQDEARTPLLAASLRRFGELDVARELLQDVDRVVDYVRFIHAKNAGKAPPAN from the coding sequence ATGGCCGGAGACGGCGGCGAGGTGACGCTGCTGGGCCACTGGGGGAGCCCGTTCGTGACGCGGGTGCGGCTGGCGCTGCGCCTCAAGGGCGTGCGCTACGAGTACGTGGAGGAGGACCTGCGCAGCAAGAGCGACCTCCTCCTCCGCTGCAACCCCGTCCACCGCGCCGTGCCCGTGCTCATCCACGACGGCCGCCCCGTCTGCGAGTCGCAGGTCATCCTGCAGTACGTCGACGAGGCCTTCGGCTCCCCCGGCGACACCCTCCTCCCCGCCGACCCGCACGAGCGCGCCGTGGCGAGGTTCTGGGCGGCATACTTCGACGAGGAGATGGGCGCGCCGTGGGACCGGGCGCTCAGGGCCGGGAGCGAGGAGGAGCGGGCCGCGTGGATGCAGAAGGTGGTGGACGCGGCGGACGGGCTGGAGCGCGGGCTGAGCGAGTGCACAGGCGGCGGCAGGAAGGGCTGCTTCTTCGGTGGCGAGCGTGTCGGGTACGTCGACGTCGTGGTGGGCGGCGTGGTCTCGTACGTGCACGCCACCGCGAGGGTCTCCGGCGAGAGGGTGTTCCAGGATGAAGCCAGGACGCCGCTGCTGGCGGCGTCGCTGCGGCGCTTCGGCGAGCTCGACGTCGCCAGGGAGCTGCTCCAGGACGTGGACCGGGTCGTGGACTACGTCAGGTTCATACACGCCAAGAACGCTGGCAAGGCACCTCCTGCGAATTAA
- the LOC125547571 gene encoding probable glutathione S-transferase GSTU6, with translation MAGGGGDEKVTLLGHWGSAYVTRVRLALHLKGVSYSYVEEDLRSKSDLLLRCNPVHRAVPVLIHDGRPVCESQVILQYIDEAFGPPALLPADPHERAVARFWAAYADDVLGAPWEKAYRAGTEEERAGWMRRVVAATDALERGLSDCTDGARKGCFFGGERVGYVDVVLGGVVPLVHATVEISGDRLFGDAGRTPLLAAWLQRFGELDAAKALLPDVDRVVEYVRMIHAKNVVKAPAN, from the coding sequence AtggccggcggcggaggagacGAGAAGGTGACGCTGCTGGGCCACTGGGGGAGCGCGTACGTGACGCGGGTGCGGCTGGCGCTGCACCTCAAGGGCGTGAGCTACTCTTACGTGGAGGAGGACCTGCGCAGCAAGAGCGACCTCCTCCTCCGCTGCAACCCCGTCCACCGCGCCGTGCCCGTGCTCATCCACGACGGCCGCCCCGTCTGCGAGTCGCAGGTCATCCTCCAGTACATCGACGAGGCCTTCGGGCCCCCAGCCCTGCTCCCCGCCGACCCCCACGAGCGCGCCGTCGCCCGGTTCTGGGCGGCCTACGCCGACGACGTGCTGGGGGCGCCGTGGGAGAAGGCGTACAGGGCCGGCACCGAGGAGGAGCGGGCCGGGTGGATGAGGCGGGTGGTGGCGGCCACGGACGCGCTGGAGCGGGGGCTGAGCGACTGCACCGATGGGGCCAGGAAGGGCTGCTTCTTCGGCGGCGAACGGGTCGGGTACGTTGACGTCGTGCTGGGCGGCGTGGTGCCGCTGGTGCACGCCACCGTGGAGATCTCCGGGGACAGGCTTTTCGGCGACGCCGGCAGGACCCCGCTGCTGGCCGCCTGGCTGCAGCGCTTCGGCGAGCTCGACGCCGCCAAGGCTCTCCTGCCGGACGTCGACCGGGTCGTGGAGTACGTCAGGATGATACACGCGAAGAACGTCGTCAAGGCTCCTGCGAATTGA
- the LOC125542332 gene encoding uncharacterized protein LOC125542332 yields the protein MKVPCPYAAYGCRTRVAYCLAADHQLECPHAPCRCPEPDCLFLGSPPALSDHLALHHHWLVTTITFGKAHPLEMQATERRRLLAAEDPDEGEHLFLLVASERAGGERAVKVVCVRGSTGAGPWMNWCKLWTIPPMDPENGGRSPVLIMEDWARSCAVISEEAAVELGGRYLTVPPMDMQPGGSVRLRVRIDKYCRQPDGLIQSRHSKLHC from the coding sequence ATGAAGGTGCCGTGCCCCTACGCGGCGTACGGCTGCCGGACCCGGGTGGCCTACTGCCTGGCCGCCGACCACCAGCTGGAGTGCCCGCACGCGCCATGCCGCTGCCCCGAGCCGGACTGCTTATTCCTCGGCTCCCCGCCGGCGCTCTCCGACCACCTTGCCTTGCACCACCACTGGCTCGTCACCACCATCACGTTCGGCAAGGCGCACCCGCTGGAGATGCAGGCGACGGAGCGGCGCCGCCTTCTGGCTGCGGAGGACCCGGACGAGGGGGAGCACCTgttcctcctcgtcgccagcgaGCGCGCCGGGGGAGAGCGGGCCGTCAAGGTGGTGTGCGTCCGGGGGAGCACGGGGGcgggtccatggatgaactggtgcAAGCTGTGGACGATCCCGCCCATGGATCCGGAGAACGGCGGCAGGAGTCCGGTGTTGATAATGGAGGACTGGGCGAGGAGCTGCGCGGTCATCTCCGAGGAGGCGGCCGTGGAGCTGGGTGGCAGGTACTTGACCGTGCCGCCCATGGACATGCAGCCCGGAGGAAGCGTTCGTCTCCGCGTCCGCATCGACAAGTACTGCCGACAACCCGACGGACTAATCCAATCCCGCCATTCCAAATTACATTGTTGA